A genomic window from Schistocerca serialis cubense isolate TAMUIC-IGC-003099 chromosome 4, iqSchSeri2.2, whole genome shotgun sequence includes:
- the LOC126474424 gene encoding trypsin delta-like, translating to MKPAPVLFLFVAACSAAPYTASQALMRRLDGRIVGGEPVDISQCPWQVSVQNAGLHYCGGSVISPSWVLTAAHCLIGVAESYLSVRAGTSTRESGGVVYSVANASYHDVFTFTTMDYDVGVLLIVGSFTVGADVQVVDLSSTEPEAGAVVTVTGWGSLQPEGEYSEQLQAVTTSIIARSACNASYGGLITERMVCAGEPEGGKDACQGDSGGPLVAGNTQHGIVSWGFGCANATYPGVYSSVASLRSWIRAASGV from the exons ATGAAGCCAGCCCCAGTGCTGTTCCTATTCGTCGCAGCCTGCAGCGCCGCACCATACACGGCCTCTCAGGCGCTGATGCGCCGCCTCGACGGTCGCATAGTGGGTGGTGAGCCGGTGGACATCTCGCAGTGCCCGTGGCAGGTCTCAGTACAGAACGCCGGCCTCCACTACTGCGGCGGCTCCGTCATCAGTCCTTCGTGGGTGCTGACTGCGGCACACTGCCTCATCGGCGTTGCTGAAAGTTACCTGTCGGTGCGAGCTGGTACGTCAACACGCGAGAGCGGCGGCGTTGTTTACAGCGTCGCTAATGCAAGTTACCACGACGTGTTCACCTTTACTACAATGGACTACGACGTGGGTGTCCTCTTGATTGTAGGATCCTTCACCGTAGGTGCGGACGTTCAG GTGGTAGACCTCAGTAGCACCGAACCCGAAGCCGGCGCCGTGGTGACCGTCACAGGCTGGGGCAGCCTACAGCCTGAAGGGGAATATTCAGAGCAGCTGCAGGCGGTCACGACGTCCATCATCGCGCGGTCTGCCTGCAACGCCAGCTACGGCGGACTCATCACGGAGCGCATGGTCTGCGCCGGTGAGCCGGAGGGCGGCAAGGACGCCTGCCAGGGGGACAGCGGAGGGCCCCTGGTGGCCGGCAACACGCAGCACGGCATCGTCTCCTGGGGCTTCGGCTGCGCCAACGCCACCTACCCGGGCGTCTACTCCAGCGTCGCCTCCCTGCGGTCGTGGATTAGAGCCGCATCTGGCGTCTAG